Within the Ciconia boyciana chromosome 19, ASM3463844v1, whole genome shotgun sequence genome, the region GACCGGCGCTGCGCCAAGGCGGTgagggcagcggggcgggcaggcggggcgggcaggggacCCCCGCCTGGGCCATGCCCGCCGCCAGCCgtgccccccccgccgcccgcgcagGAGCTGGACACCATGTACTTCTGCAACACCTGTGGGCAGCCCCTCTGCGCCCCGTGCCGCGAGGAGACCCACCGCGCCAAGATGTTCGCCCGCCACGAGATCGTCTCCCTCTCCAAGCGCACCAAGGACATCCACAAGAAATGCCGTGAGTGCCATGGCGcaccatgccatgccatgccaggCTGTACTGTGCCgtgctgcaggatgctgtgccatgctgcaCCGTGCCATGCTGCACCATGCCCTGCCATGCCAGGCTGCGCTGTACTGCGCCACGCCGTGCTGCACCACATTGTGCTGCGCCACGCCGTGCCAGGCTGCCTGACACCCCCGTCCCGTCCCTTGCAGCGCTGCACGAGGAGCCCTACATCATGTTCTCCACCGAGAAGAAGTCCATGCTCTGCATCAACTGCTTCAGGGACATGCAGGGGTGAgcagccccgccccgcgcctGCCCCgcaccccatcccatcccgtgCCCTGACACCCGTGCCCACAGGGAGAGTCGGGCGCACTGCATCGACATCGAGACGGCGTACATGCAGGGCTGCCAGCGGCTGGACCAGGCAGTGATGGTGGGCAGGGGCCGGCGGGTCCTGGGGGGAGCACGGGGGTGCGGTGCTGCCTGCAGTGCCGCAGCCGCCCTGCCGCCCCCGGGCAGGCCGTGAAGGAGCTGCAGACCTCCACGCGCGAGGCCATCGTCCTCCTCAAGGCCATGATCGAGGAGGTGCGCAACAGTGCCAGCGAGGAGGAGGCGGCCATCAACTCCCTCTTCAGCCGCATGCAGGTGCGGGGCAACCAGCCGCACATCGTGGCCCGCGCCCATGGGTGCCCCATGCACAGGCACGGCATAGCTGGGGCAGCGGGAGGGGACCAGGGTGGCCGCGGGACACGGGTGGCCATGGGACACACAGCAGCCGCAGGACACGAGGTAGCCATGCCgtttgcaggagcagctctccGAGAGGAAGAAGACGCTCCTGAAAGCCGTGCAGAGGTGAGGGGCCACGGGCTGAGCCCTTTCCCGGGGATGTCCCCCCCTGCCAGGGCGTGTTAGGGTGCCCTGGGGCCAGTCGGCTCCCCGGTGCCCCAGAAAGGCTGCGCCTTGCCTCGCTCTGCTGCAGCCAACacgaggagaaggagaaggcgTTCAAGGAGCAGCTCGCCCACCtcgcctccctgctgcccaccctgcaGGTAGGGCCCtgggccgggcaggggctgggctgccaCGGCCCCGAGGGGTGCCCGCAGTGACAGCCCCCATGCACAGGTCCACCTGGTGACCTGCTCGGCCTTCCTGAGCTCCGCCAACAAAGCCGAGTTCCTGGATCTGGGCTACGTGAGTGGTGCCAGCGCTGCGGGGTGGCCGGCGCATACTGCCGCAGTGCCATGGGGTGGCTGATGCACCCTGCCAATGTGCCATGGGGTGGCTGGAGCATCCCACCGCGGCGCCACGGGCTGTCCAGTGCACCCTGCGGTGGTGCCGGGCTCACGGGCGGGGTGCCAGGCACCCCTCACCGCACCTTGCCGCTGCCTTTCAGCAACTGAtggagaggctgcagaggaTCGTCAAGCTGCCACACCGCCTGCGGCCAGCCCAGACCAGCAAGGTAGAGCCCTGCCGCCCACCCGGGGCCGAGCCCTGGCCCGCAGCGCCCCGCGGGCAGCCATGGCTGCCAGCGCTGCCCCGGCTGCCAGCGCTGCCCCAGCCGCGCCTGCCCCCGTCTCGCCCCCCAGATCAACAGCGAGTACCGGGCAGAGTTTGCCCGCTGCCTGGAGCCCCTGCTGATGCTCAGCCCCCGCCGCTCCGTGGTGGGCAGCGCCGGCGGCATCTGTCCTGGCATCGCCGGCACAAACATGTGAGGTGCTGGGATCGCACCCAGAGCCGGGGTGCATCCTGCCACGCGTCCCCTTGGGCATCCCGCTGGGCCCCCCGCCACGCCAAGCTTGCCCCCACTGCTGCCCTTGAGCCTGTCACCTCGGCGGTGGCGTGGGGACAGCGCAGAGCACAGCTGCGCTGACAAAGGACAGGCGCGGGGGCTTCAAGTGACACTTCTGGGAAGCAGggcgggcagcagggctggcagcagggtgcCCGGGTGAGCCtgcaccctgctccccagcccggcccccTGCCTCGGTCCCCAGAGGGCTCTGCCCCCGCTGCCACGGCTGCCGCGCCAGGGCCAGCTCCCGCTCGCCCACACGCCCGCGGCGCCGCAGCCTCTTGGCCGACCACTATTTTTATCAGAATTTCAGAGAAGTGCCGGGCCGTTCCTCGCCCGGGATATATTTAGGCCCATTGATGTCACAGCAGCGCTGGTCCTGCCAGGCGCTCCCGGCCGGAGAGGACAAACGGGCGCTGCCGCCCCATGGGGACCGCTCCTCGCGCCCGGCCGGGCTCGGCACCGCGGGGCGGCTGAGCTCCCGGGGGCTGCTGgccctggcacaggcaggggGAGCGCGGCACTGCACGGTAGGACTGATGGCGGTGGGGCAGCAAAGCCAGCGTAGTGGGCAGCGCGGGGAGGCTGCGGGATGGGGGGAGACGCAGGCGCGGTGGTGCCCACCAAGGGGGCAGGAGATGCCAGCGGCGAGGGAGCCAGCCGCATCCTGCCCTTCAGAAACCGGAGCGTGCCAAGCCCGGCTCCCGCCTTCTCCCTGCCACAGCCGGTCCCGAAGCTGTGGGCATCGGGAGAGCAGCCCGTGAAAAGCTGACTTTCAGGGCAGCGTAAGGCACCTCCGACTGACCCTGTGCGCTCAGGCGAGGGAAGGGACACGCGGGGCTGGCGTGTCCCCAGGCACCCCGGGAGCGAGGGGCGGCAGGGCTGAGCCGGCAGCGCGGCCCCTGGCACCTCGCCCCCGCCGCTGCTCGCCTGCAGCGCGCCGCTGTCACCCTCTCCACGCAGGCTCCCTGGCGGCCAATGCTCCAAGACCCTCATGGTGCCCGGCTGCCCCCCCGCCGGCGATAAAATGTCCGCTGGCCCCATGGTGCGGAAGCCGACGATGCACCGGTACATCAGCACCAAGGTCCTGCTGGCCGAGGGGCGCGAGACCCCCTTTGCCGAGCACTGCCGCAACTACGAGAACACCTACCGGGTAGGGACCGCGGGTCGGGACGGGACGGGGTGGGACGGGACGGGAGGGTGCTGCTTACGTGGCAGTTGCCCCCGGGCCCCCACAGATGCTGCAGACGGAGATCCAGGGCCTGAAGGACCAGGTGCAGGAGCTGCACCGCGACCTCACCAAGCACCACTCGCTCATCAAGACGGAGATCATGAGCGAGATCCTGCAGAAGTCCCTGCAGATGGACGTGCAGATCGCGGCTCACTACTCCGCCGTGGAGATGATGCGCAGCGTCTTCGAGGAGGTACGGCTAGCGCgtcctggcagagcagggtcCCTCCGCGCCGTACCGCGGCACGCTGCCcggctccctctcccctttccagGTCTGGGAGGAGACGTACCAGCGGGTGGCAAACGAGCAGGAGATCTACGAAGGTACTGGCGACCCCGCTCCCCTGGCCCCGAACCCTCCGTGCCCGCTCCAGGGGGGCAGCCGTGGCCGCAGCCCGCTCCTCtcgccccccagcccagctccacgACCTGCTGCAGCTGCGGCAGGAGAACAGCTGCCTGACCACCATCACCAAGCAGATCGCGCCCTACGTCCGCTCCATTGCCAAGGTGAAGGAGCGGCTGGAGCCCAGGtgaggggcgcgggggcggcttttggggccggggcgggggggggggacccagcCGTGGCTCACGCCCCtccctccacaggctgcaggagccCCGGGAGCCCAAGGAGGAACAGGCGCAGATGCTGCTCAAGATCTGCGATGACAGCGAAGCGGCACCAAGGCAGGTGACGGCAAGCACCCGGGTGCCGAATTCCCCCTTTCCCGGCTGCCGACCCTGCTGAGGTGCCgtgccttcccttccccagggacGCCTCGCCTGGCGGCAAGGAGGGGGCTCTGGCCAGCTCTGGGGAGGGCTGCATGCCCGGCGGCACCCCTGGAGACCCCTCCCCAAAAAGCAAAGactgctgcaggggacagcagagAAGCGGGGCCGAGAACGCTGCCCGGAAAGAGCCTGCGCCATAGAGCCCGACACCGAGCGAGTCCGCGGAGCCGCTTGGCGCTCGCTGCACAAAAGCCGTGCCCCGGTTGTCGACCGGCTCCTCTCGCCTTGTGCCATGAGCGAAGGCAGAAAAACACGACCCGGGCGCGCAGCATCTGCAGCGTATCAAAAGCCTGCCTTAGGGCGACTTTGTtagtctgaaaaaataattctttatgcTCTCCCTCTCGTGTGTTAGAAGTGAAATAAATGGGCGCAAGCATACATGTCTGCTTGGTTCTGCAGCTCTGGACAAAGCGGGCCTGCCAGCTCGGGGTGTCCAGCTGCTCTTAAAACCACAAAGTTTgcaaacatggggaaaaaaagacaaacaaaaaaacccccttggCGTAGGGTGGAGCCAGGAGCTCACCGCAGGGTCTCACAGAGCCTCCTGCGAACTGCCGACCGCAGCGGAGGCAAAAAAGCAGGCAGGGCACTAGAAAGAGGCACTCTGCTCCTTGTGCATCTGTGCCATTTAAAAACTTACCGACTGCTGCGGCGCAGGAGGGCAGGGTTTGACGGCTTCCTCCAGCTTTTCACTAAAGATCCAGACGCCTTCCCCACGCCTGGTGAGCTCCCGTCTCCTCACTGAGCTTCCAGTCACAGCATTCgggaaaataaaaggttaaGAGAGGCTGCTGGTCTCAAAGGCACCGAGAGGGCTCTGAAGATTTTACTCAAGGTGAAGTTTATCCCTTTCTTTTGGTGCTAACGCATCCCACCTCAGGCAGACCCTGCCACCACACAGCTGGAACCGGGGTCAGAGCTAGCGCTGGCACGCTCTCACAAATTAGGATCAAGGTGCATTTACTACAAAGAACAACTCGAGAATAAAGCTTAGTTTCCATCGTCAGCTCATGTCAAACCCAAGCGACAATCgctttgtttgtttcaaagtaCACTTGTGCAAGTTCACAGCAGAAATGTTAACGCCtacaaaaaaaatagttaaaaattaaCTCGCCCGAGGCATGTTGGCTACAACAGCAGGTCGCAGCTTCCATGAGGACGTGTGTTGGAGGCACAGAAAAGCCTGAGCAGGAGCCTATGAGTGACCACGCAGAGAAATCAGCGCTATCCGGCTGGTGTATTTTCacatttgctcttttctcccAAGCTAAAAACACGCTCAGTAAAAGACAAATTACCAGCAAAGGCGTTAAGCTGATGCTCCGTGCAGAACGCGCTCTGGAATACAAAGCTAACCCGGTGGAGGAAGGATTCTGCATCTGTTAAGCGAGGAGAGACGGAGAATTCGCCCCGTCTCTGTGGCTGTGAAGTCCCACGAGTCACTGTGAGTCGCAGTCATGCTTCAACACTGGAGTGTACCGAAAACCCACTGGGAATTGTAAAAGTAAGGATTCCAGTTTTGATGATGTCACCAGCACCTCAAGAGATCTCCAAATAACCACCAGACAGAAGttggcaatattttttcttgttttttataaaaaaaaaaaaaaacaaacccaaaaccaaagcaatttCCATCAGCACCCCCTTTCCTGAGCCGTACCACAGGACCTTCACCAAGGAACACCGCAAGCCCGAAGCACGAACTGACAAGCAACTCGTTTCCGTTCCAGCTAGGAAGAATAATGTAAAACTCAAGAAAACAGTGAACCTCTTTGGTATATAACGACAGAATAAGTTATACCACAAAGCTCAAGTAGGAACCATTTCCAAAATGGTAACGTTTAAAATAGCGTTAGCTAGcgaaacttttttttccatttggagAATTTCCCTAGAAGCATCTCCTAGTCGTGCCGACATCCCAGGTTTTGCCCAAAAAAGCTGGCAAGGATCTCGAGTGCTAAAGCCTTCGGCAAGCCTGGCAGCTGCAGTTCTTTCCCAAACCAAAATCCTGGGATCTCTGCAGGATGGAGGCAGCCTGGCAGGGTAGGAAGCAGCGCGATTTGGAATCGGGAAGAGGGAACAGAGGTGTTGGTGGGGAGGCTTGGGAAGGCGGCGGCTGAAACGGTGACTCCTGAATTCGCAGCAGCAGccaagggaggagggagcgggcTCGCCCTCCTGCCGCGTTTCACAGAGGCGCTCGCGATCCAGCGGCATGAGGCAAGCAGAAGAGGCTCCCTGTGAACGTTAACGCCTGCGGGAGCAGTGATTGGTGCCGCACGGCCGGCTCTCCAGCAAGcagagggcaggcagcccctgcaccTGAAGAGCGGAGAGCTGGAGGCCTGCTCCTGCGAGCCGCCCGAGCGCCAGCTTGCAGAATCGGGCCTAAAGAGATTAAAGCCGCACTGCCTGGCTCACAAGgtcaaaaagctttaaaatcgAATTATGCCATAGGAACAATCCGCTGACTGGTGCCTTTCCTGcaggggggcaggagggcagagctgtTCTCCGGAAGAATCGGTCCGGAGGTGTTTCAGTACAattcagctgctgcaggcaggagggttCAATTCTCTTTAGGGTCGCTACAGGCTAAGTTATCTGGAAGATCCCTGAATGTGCAACGAAGGACTTATCTTGAGGAGGACGAACGAGCTTCTGATCTGCTAGTGACCCGGCAGGCTACCCAGCTCCGCAGCCCTTCGCCAGCTCCTCCTGGGTGGCCGGGAAATACCAACGGGCTACTCCTGGCACCGGTGCCACACACCATCCCTCGCCCCACGGCACCTGGAGCTGGGCATTTGCTCAGCCAGTCTGGTTTTCACCCACATTACAGTTCCACTTTGACTCCTTTAATAAAAGGGAGACCTGACGGCACCTTCCTTTTGTACTCCAGGTACTCTTCTCCGAAGAAGTGAATAAGTGTGATCTCCTCCTCCTCGATCCGCTCCCTGAAGAAGCGCCAGGACGCCAGCGCATAGCCCACCACGCAGATGGGATTGCAGAGTAACACCTGCAAACAGACACCGGCGGTTAGCATCCCCTCGCCTCCCAAAGAAACCAaggctgccccccacccccacatgCTAATCACCCTTCATTAAGTTGGCCATGAGGTCTAAACGGTCtccaaagaaaagacaagaccCCAGCGCCTTTTGTGGAACTTCATTCTGGGGAGAAATTAGTGCTTTTGAAGAAAGCAGCCCAtgggcagctgctggctcctgccgCCCTGGCTAAGAGCGGCGCCCCGGCTCTAGAGAGCCTGTGCGTGGCCGCGCTGCTCCGTGTGCAGTCTTCATGGTCTCTctccagagaaataaaaccaaatgccAACCACCAGCCAACCACAAGAAGAGTGTGACTAAGGCAACGCTGAGTTACAGCTTGACTGCAGCTGGCTTCCAGTTTACCCTCTGGCTGGGGCCCTGGGCACTCTTAGAGAATTTTCTTTGCCCTCCGGCACAGGACTGGTATTTGGCAGGAGCAAGGTTGAGTCCAACTGCTTACGGAAGGCATTTTGGCCATAGGAATGCAAGAAAACTCTGGACACCAGCGTTAGGCTAGCAGCAGATCGTACCCCAAGCCTCCAAGGGTGTTCTGGCTCAAACCCCGGCCCCGCCACCCCTGCTTAttccacacagaaaattaagGCGATGGGGTCCTCCCAAAGATTGCACAGGGCAGAGCGCTCAGGGTTTCCTGACCCCCCCGCGTGCTGGTGGGAGGGCGGAGGCATCAAAATCCGCCTGGGCCAGCCCTGCCGATGACCGCTGGCGGTCTCCATCCAGTTACCGGTGTCAGGCAGCATGAAGAAGAAAGACCCACGTTATAAGACGAAAGTATCTGAGCGCGTTGTATACGGTACCTGTGTTCCAATACTCCAGTAAAACCATCCCACGTAAGACGGGTGCCGGAACCACCCATACACCCCACTTGTCACCAAAGTATGAGTATCCGATTTCTCATTCTGAACAATATGGTTGAAGTTGGAGCCAGCTGTGAGCATGGCAGCTTTCCTCAGACAATCCCCAAAGATCACCATCAACAACCCTACAGTACTCAGCCAGGTGATCTGCTTCAGCTCTGCAAGTGAATAAGGACGGGTCACAACAGGTTTGCACAGGTCACGCTCGCGGtgcgggggggcgcgggggcttGGGTCGGTGCGTGAGCTTTTCCCCCCCATCTCAAAGCCCAACAACGTGTAAAAGACAGGCAGCGTTCCATGCGCTGCCATCctgccaccaaaaaa harbors:
- the RNF207 gene encoding RING finger protein 207; protein product: MAGSIFSPLGSCSELEKANCHPLVCLLCHEPYQHPCLLDCYHNFCASCLRGRASDGRLRCPLCGHPSVVRGGTGLPPVDRLLQFLVDSSADGEEDVQCANCDRRCAKAELDTMYFCNTCGQPLCAPCREETHRAKMFARHEIVSLSKRTKDIHKKCPLHEEPYIMFSTEKKSMLCINCFRDMQGESRAHCIDIETAYMQGCQRLDQAVMAVKELQTSTREAIVLLKAMIEEVRNSASEEEAAINSLFSRMQEQLSERKKTLLKAVQSQHEEKEKAFKEQLAHLASLLPTLQVHLVTCSAFLSSANKAEFLDLGYQLMERLQRIVKLPHRLRPAQTSKINSEYRAEFARCLEPLLMLSPRRSVVGSAGGICPGIAGTNMLPGGQCSKTLMVPGCPPAGDKMSAGPMVRKPTMHRYISTKVLLAEGRETPFAEHCRNYENTYRMLQTEIQGLKDQVQELHRDLTKHHSLIKTEIMSEILQKSLQMDVQIAAHYSAVEMMRSVFEEVWEETYQRVANEQEIYEAQLHDLLQLRQENSCLTTITKQIAPYVRSIAKVKERLEPRLQEPREPKEEQAQMLLKICDDSEAAPRDASPGGKEGALASSGEGCMPGGTPGDPSPKSKDCCRGQQRSGAENAARKEPAP